One stretch of Excalfactoria chinensis isolate bCotChi1 chromosome 2, bCotChi1.hap2, whole genome shotgun sequence DNA includes these proteins:
- the NKTR gene encoding NK-tumor recognition protein isoform X5, translating to MGVQDRPQCFFDIEINREPVGRIMFQLFSDICPKTCKNFLCLCSGEKGIGKTTGKKLCYKGTTFHRVVKNFMIQGGDFSEGNGKGGESIYGGYFKDENFILKHDRAFLLSMANRGKHTNGSQFFITTKPAPHLDGVHVVFGLVISGFEVIEQIENLKTDTASRPYADVRVIDCGVLVTKPAKDALEKKKKVCSDSEASDSSSSGSDPSETSSESEAEDERSRRRKRKRRAKTKQSRKRRKEERKKEDLRSKRAPNQRCLSDKSDVTEKAVDVSTKRDKPVVRPEEIPPVPENRFLLRRDVPVVSTEPEPKLLDATPVLTDQKPSVSKSGRKIKGRGTIRYHTPPRSRSCSESDDDESSETPPHWKEEMQRLRTYRPPSGEKWSKGDKLSDPCTSRWDERSASRRSRSWSHNGYSDLSTVRYSSHHKKHRKKKVKHKKKSKKQKHFKKHKQAKKKKASASSEVESSRSFRKKKSSCDRERKSRSSSLSSRRSSRRDWSKSDKEDQSSSSFSSRESRSYYRSRSRSRSRSRSKSRSYSQRSSRSRSASKSSRSRSRSRSSSNHRHQKTVSSSPRNISTRLNENKLNKPADPVRAVVLPSDKVVIPPVVPESLPVIPLSDSPPPSRWKPGQKPWKPSYERIQEMKAKATHLIPPQTNYNLVVVKEANTSSYQKQQGSSDSDQSGYSKYRSDKSSDSWQRSRSRSSRSRSYSRSYTRSRSLSSSRTKSHSSGRSPSVNKYRSDRSGFSESTSYFSLSDDDRHRSKRKSTSGDQNTRSLKVRQETSSESTLPYKGTKDYDESSQGVKESDSLSSSDFSTDSERSGKAKGAQEKEGHFQLEGDAQQHDKNTFRSVRGEEKSKREWDADHSKKKAVKEQSSEQPRGGAKSKQKSYSCSKWDSESNSERGGVHRGRGDSRPSSDKEEGEATSGSDTEFSVTKRRKTKSNSSEGVLDSDSAWKASKQLSSSESESSHSNSTHTRGKSKKHKHESKKTLKKSHSKKAKEKSKGKKEKKHKVQKRKEVFHWQPPLEFGEEDEEDINEKPVIKDEKEKQLTRGVKDKQQQACEKDEMVKDKMGSGEKPCADENLIVKSTTPDASPNRSKPNKDSINPNTSTSILNSGINVTTCNNESKHAEESNQNGLDVIQTDDNMEICTPDRNSPGKVVVDTLSPVVLTDKPQSLGATINKDLQTSEQDAVKPGNNIADFVNIKEDIGRQENNSVPASNAKDCSLKNEMAENTQSNSVDNKWKPLQGVGNLQPATISTATEVKNVASAPEAKPAGLRIEIKAKNKVRPGSLFDEVRKTARLNRRPRNQESSSEEESPSRDDNSPSRSLSRSRSKSESKSRHRTRSESYSHSRSRSRSSTYSYRSRSYTRSRSRGWYSRDRSRSRSSSYHSYKSRSRTYSRSRSRSSSYGHHSRSRSYTYDSYYSRSRSRSKRSDSYRRSRSYDRRSRSYGSDSESDRSYSNNRSPSESSRYS from the exons aacaacaaaacctgCTCCTCATCTTGACGG cgTGCACGTTGTCTTTGGACTGgttatttctggttttgaagTAATAGAACAAATAGAGAATCTGAAAACTGATACTGCCAGTAGACCCTATGCAGATGTACGAGTTATTGACTGTGGGGTGCTTGTTACAAAACCAGCAAAAGATG CtttggagaagaagaagaaagtctGTTCTGACTCAGAAGCTTCAGACTCCTCATCCAGTGGATCAGACCCCTCCGAAACATCATCTGAAAGTGAAGCTGAagatgaaagaagcagaagaagaaagcgTAAAAGAAGAGCTAAAACCAAACAGTCAAGAAAacggaggaaggaagagaggaagaaggaggatCTGAGAAGCAAACGAGCCCCAAACCAAAGATG CCTTTCTGACAAGAGCGATgtaacagaaaaagcagtggaTGTCAGCACAAAGAGGGATAAGCCTGTGGTACGTCCTGAAGAAATTCCCCCAGTGCCTGAAAATAGATTTCTGCTGAGAAGAGATGTGCCTGTTGTCAGTACAGAACCTGAACC GAAGCTTCTCGATGCTACTCCAGTTCTAACTGACCAGAAACCATCAGTGTCTAAATCTGGACgaaaaattaaaggaagagGCACAATA cGCTATCACACTCCGCCTCGATCACGGTCATGTTCTGAATCTGATGATGATGAGAGCAGTGAGACTCCACCTCACTGGAAGGAGGAAATGCAGAGATTACGAACGTATAGACCACCTAGTGGAGAGAAGTGGAGTAAAGGCGATAA gTTAAGTGACCCATGTACAAGCAGGTGGGATGAAAGAAGTGCTTCGCGGAGATCAAGATCTTGGTCACATAACGGCTATTCTGATCTAAGTACTGTGAGATACTCCAGCCAccacaaaaagcacagaaaaaagaaagtgaaacataaaaagaagtctaaaaagcagaagcatttcaAGAAGCACAAGCAagctaaaaaaaagaaagcatcagctTCATCAGAGGTAGAATCCTCACGTTCattcaggaagaagaaatcgTCTTGTGATCGTGAGAGGAAATCTCGTTCCTCTTCATTGTCTTCTAGACGTTCATCCAGAAGAGACTGGTCTAAATCTGATAAGGAAGACCAGAGTTCATCATCTTTCTCAAGCAGAGAGAGTCGGTCATACTACAGGTCCAGATCCAGGTCCAGGTCCAGATCTAGGTCTAAGTCAAGGTCTTATTCCCAAAGAAGTTCCAGATCGAGATCAGCCTCTAAATCATCACGTTCTCGAAGTAGGTCAAGATCAAGTTCTAACCATAGGCATCAAAAGACTGTTTCCAGTTCTCCACGAAATATTTCAACGCgattaaatgaaaataagttgaACAAGCCTGCTGACCCTGTCAGAGCAGTTGTATTACCAAGTGATAAAGTCGTCATCCCACCAGTTGTCCCAGAGAGCCTCCCTGTAATACCCTTAAGTGATAGTCCTCCGCCTTCAAGGTGGAAGCCTGGACAAAAACCATGGAAGCCATCTTATGAGAGAATTCAGGAAATGAAAGCTAAAGCAACCCATTTAATCCCCCCCCAAACTAATTATAATTTAGTAGTTGTTAAGGAGGCTAACACTTCTTCGTATCAAAAGCAACAGGGGAGTTCTGATAGCGATCAAAGCGGCTATTCCAAATATCGTAGTGATAAAAGCTCAGATAGTTGGCAGAGATCAAGAAGCAGGTCCTCTCGAAGTAGGTCATACTCAAGATCTTACACAAGATCTAGAAGTCTGTCTAGCTCAAGGACAAAGTCTCATTCTTCTGGCAGATCACCATCAGTGAACAAATACCGCAGTGACAGGTCAGGGTTTAGTGAGTCAACATCTTATTTTTCGCTTAGTGATGATGACAgacacagaagcaaaagaaaatctaCATCAGGTGATCAGAACACTCGTTCTCTTAAAGTGAGGCAAGAAACGAGCTCAGAAAGTACCCTTCCATATAAAGGTACAAAAGACTATGATGAGTCTTCTCAAGGAGTGAAAGAGAGTGACAGTTTATCATCTTCAGACTTCTCTACTGACAGCGAGCGTTCTGGTAAAGCAAAGGGAGCCCAAGAAAAGGAAGGCCATTTTCAATTAGAAGGTGATGCTCAGCAACATGATAAAAATACCTTCCGTTCCGTGAGAGGGGAGGAGAAATCCAAGCGTGAATGGGATGCTGATCATTCTAAAAAGAAAGCGGTTAAAGAGCAATCTTCTGAGCAGCCTAGAGGTGGTGcaaaaagtaaacagaaatcCTATTCGTGTAGTAAATGGGACTCTGAATCAAACTCGGAAAGGGGAGGGGTTCATCGTGGTAGGGGAGATTCCAGGCCCTCATCCGataaagaggaaggagaggcCACATCAGGATCTGATACAGAATTTAGTGttaccaaaaggagaaaaacaaaatccaattCCTCAGAAGGCGTTCTGGATTCTGATAGCGCGTGGAAGGCGAGCAAACAGTTATCATCTTCTGAATCTGAGAGTTCTCATTCTAACTCAACGCATACCAGAGGAAAgtcaaaaaaacacaaacacgaGTCGAAAAAAACTCTTAAAAAATCGCAttccaaaaaagcaaaagaaaaatcaaaagggaaaaaggagaagaaacacaaagttcagaaaaggaaagaagtgtTTCATTGGCAACCCCCACTGGAGTTTGgtgaggaagatgaagaagataTTAATGAAAAGCCAGTTATcaaggatgaaaaagaaaagcagcttacCAGGGGTGTGAAGGATAAACAACAACAAGCTTGTGAAAAGGATGAAATGGTCAAAGACAAAATGGGGAGCGGTGAAAAACCTTGTGCAGATGAAAACCTGATAGTTAAAAGTACTACTCCTGATGCCTCACCAAATCGAAGTAAGCCTAATAAAGATAGCATCAATCCAAACACTTCAACCAGTATATTAAACTCAGGAATAAATGTGACTACTTGCAATAATGAGTCCAAGCATGCTGAAGAAAGCAACCAGAATGGATTGGATGTAATTCAGACAGATGACAACATGGAGATTTGTACTCCTGATCGTAACTCACCAGGGAAGGTAGTTGTGGACACTTTGTCTCCTGTTGTTCTCACTGATAAACCTCAGAGTTTAGGTGCTACTATAAACAAAGATTTACAGACCTCCGAACAAGATGCTGTCAAACCAGGAAACAACATTGCAGACTTTGTTAATATTAAAGAGGACATAGGAAGGCAAGAAAATAACTCCGTTCCTGCATCTAATGCTAAAGACTGTAGTTTGAAGAATGAAATGGCtgaaaatacacaaagcaaTTCAGTTGATAATAAATGGAAGCCCTTGCAAGGTGTTGGTAATTTGCAACCAGCTACAATTAGCACTGCCACAGAAGTCAAGAATGTGGCTTCAGCGCCAGAGGCTAAGCCAGCAGGTTTAAGAAttgaaataaaagctaaaaataaagtaaGGCCTGGATCTCTGTTTGATGAAGTTAGGAAGACAGCACGACTAAATCGAAGGCCAAGGAACCAAGAAAGCTCCAGCGAGGAGGAGTCTCCAAGTAGAGATGACAATAGTCCATCCAGGAGCCTCAGTAGGTCTCGAAGTAAATCTGAATCTAAATCCAGACACCGGACGCGGTCTGAATCGTACAGTCACTCGAGAAGTCGGTCCCGAAGCTCTACATATTCTTACAG GTCGAGAAGCTACACAAGAAGCAGAAGTAGGGGCTGGTACAGCAGAGATCGGTCGAGAAGCCGAAGTAGTTCTTACCACAGTTACAAGAGTCGAAG tcgAACCTATAGCAGAAGCAGATCCAGAAGTAGTTCTTACGGTCACCACAGCCGATCCAG GTCATACACCTATGATAGTTACTATAGCAGAAGTCGAAGTAGAAGTAAAAGGAGTGACAGCTATCGAAGATCTAGAAGTTATGACAGAAGATCCAG ATCTTATGGCTCTGATAGCGAAAGTGATCGCAGTTACTCCAACAACCGAAGTCCCAGTGAGAGCAGCAGATAcagctga
- the NKTR gene encoding NK-tumor recognition protein isoform X2, which yields MGVQDRPQCFFDIEINREPVGRIMFQLFSDICPKTCKNFLCLCSGEKGIGKTTGKKLCYKGTTFHRVVKNFMIQGGDFSEGNGKGGESIYGGYFKDENFILKHDRAFLLSMANRGKHTNGSQFFITTKPAPHLDGVHVVFGLVISGFEVIEQIENLKTDTASRPYADVRVIDCGVLVTKPAKDALEKKKKVCSDSEASDSSSSGSDPSETSSESEAEDERSRRRKRKRRAKTKQSRKRRKEERKKEDLRSKRAPNQRCLSDKSDVTEKAVDVSTKRDKPVVRPEEIPPVPENRFLLRRDVPVVSTEPEPKLLDATPVLTDQKPSVSKSGRKIKGRGTIRYHTPPRSRSCSESDDDESSETPPHWKEEMQRLRTYRPPSGEKWSKGDKLSDPCTSRWDERSASRRSRSWSHNGYSDLSTVRYSSHHKKHRKKKVKHKKKSKKQKHFKKHKQAKKKKASASSEVESSRSFRKKKSSCDRERKSRSSSLSSRRSSRRDWSKSDKEDQSSSSFSSRESRSYYRSRSRSRSRSRSKSRSYSQRSSRSRSASKSSRSRSRSRSSSNHRHQKTVSSSPRNISTRLNENKLNKPADPVRAVVLPSDKVVIPPVVPESLPVIPLSDSPPPSRWKPGQKPWKPSYERIQEMKAKATHLIPPQTNYNLVVVKEANTSSYQKQQGSSDSDQSGYSKYRSDKSSDSWQRSRSRSSRSRSYSRSYTRSRSLSSSRTKSHSSGRSPSVNKYRSDRSGFSESTSYFSLSDDDRHRSKRKSTSGDQNTRSLKVRQETSSESTLPYKGTKDYDESSQGVKESDSLSSSDFSTDSERSGKAKGAQEKEGHFQLEGDAQQHDKNTFRSVRGEEKSKREWDADHSKKKAVKEQSSEQPRGGAKSKQKSYSCSKWDSESNSERGGVHRGRGDSRPSSDKEEGEATSGSDTEFSVTKRRKTKSNSSEGVLDSDSAWKASKQLSSSESESSHSNSTHTRGKSKKHKHESKKTLKKSHSKKAKEKSKGKKEKKHKVQKRKEVFHWQPPLEFGEEDEEDINEKPVIKDEKEKQLTRGVKDKQQQACEKDEMVKDKMGSGEKPCADENLIVKSTTPDASPNRSKPNKDSINPNTSTSILNSGINVTTCNNESKHAEESNQNGLDVIQTDDNMEICTPDRNSPGKVVVDTLSPVVLTDKPQSLGATINKDLQTSEQDAVKPGNNIADFVNIKEDIGRQENNSVPASNAKDCSLKNEMAENTQSNSVDNKWKPLQGVGNLQPATISTATEVKNVASAPEAKPAGLRIEIKAKNKVRPGSLFDEVRKTARLNRRPRNQESSSEEESPSRDDNSPSRSLSRSRSKSESKSRHRTRSESYSHSRSRSRSSTYSYRSRSYTRSRSRGWYSRDRSRSRSSSYHSYKSRSRTYSRSRSRSSSYGHHSRSSRSYTYDSYYSRSRSRSKRSDSYRRSRSYDRRSRSYGSDSESDRSYSNNRSPSESSRYS from the exons aacaacaaaacctgCTCCTCATCTTGACGG cgTGCACGTTGTCTTTGGACTGgttatttctggttttgaagTAATAGAACAAATAGAGAATCTGAAAACTGATACTGCCAGTAGACCCTATGCAGATGTACGAGTTATTGACTGTGGGGTGCTTGTTACAAAACCAGCAAAAGATG CtttggagaagaagaagaaagtctGTTCTGACTCAGAAGCTTCAGACTCCTCATCCAGTGGATCAGACCCCTCCGAAACATCATCTGAAAGTGAAGCTGAagatgaaagaagcagaagaagaaagcgTAAAAGAAGAGCTAAAACCAAACAGTCAAGAAAacggaggaaggaagagaggaagaaggaggatCTGAGAAGCAAACGAGCCCCAAACCAAAGATG CCTTTCTGACAAGAGCGATgtaacagaaaaagcagtggaTGTCAGCACAAAGAGGGATAAGCCTGTGGTACGTCCTGAAGAAATTCCCCCAGTGCCTGAAAATAGATTTCTGCTGAGAAGAGATGTGCCTGTTGTCAGTACAGAACCTGAACC GAAGCTTCTCGATGCTACTCCAGTTCTAACTGACCAGAAACCATCAGTGTCTAAATCTGGACgaaaaattaaaggaagagGCACAATA cGCTATCACACTCCGCCTCGATCACGGTCATGTTCTGAATCTGATGATGATGAGAGCAGTGAGACTCCACCTCACTGGAAGGAGGAAATGCAGAGATTACGAACGTATAGACCACCTAGTGGAGAGAAGTGGAGTAAAGGCGATAA gTTAAGTGACCCATGTACAAGCAGGTGGGATGAAAGAAGTGCTTCGCGGAGATCAAGATCTTGGTCACATAACGGCTATTCTGATCTAAGTACTGTGAGATACTCCAGCCAccacaaaaagcacagaaaaaagaaagtgaaacataaaaagaagtctaaaaagcagaagcatttcaAGAAGCACAAGCAagctaaaaaaaagaaagcatcagctTCATCAGAGGTAGAATCCTCACGTTCattcaggaagaagaaatcgTCTTGTGATCGTGAGAGGAAATCTCGTTCCTCTTCATTGTCTTCTAGACGTTCATCCAGAAGAGACTGGTCTAAATCTGATAAGGAAGACCAGAGTTCATCATCTTTCTCAAGCAGAGAGAGTCGGTCATACTACAGGTCCAGATCCAGGTCCAGGTCCAGATCTAGGTCTAAGTCAAGGTCTTATTCCCAAAGAAGTTCCAGATCGAGATCAGCCTCTAAATCATCACGTTCTCGAAGTAGGTCAAGATCAAGTTCTAACCATAGGCATCAAAAGACTGTTTCCAGTTCTCCACGAAATATTTCAACGCgattaaatgaaaataagttgaACAAGCCTGCTGACCCTGTCAGAGCAGTTGTATTACCAAGTGATAAAGTCGTCATCCCACCAGTTGTCCCAGAGAGCCTCCCTGTAATACCCTTAAGTGATAGTCCTCCGCCTTCAAGGTGGAAGCCTGGACAAAAACCATGGAAGCCATCTTATGAGAGAATTCAGGAAATGAAAGCTAAAGCAACCCATTTAATCCCCCCCCAAACTAATTATAATTTAGTAGTTGTTAAGGAGGCTAACACTTCTTCGTATCAAAAGCAACAGGGGAGTTCTGATAGCGATCAAAGCGGCTATTCCAAATATCGTAGTGATAAAAGCTCAGATAGTTGGCAGAGATCAAGAAGCAGGTCCTCTCGAAGTAGGTCATACTCAAGATCTTACACAAGATCTAGAAGTCTGTCTAGCTCAAGGACAAAGTCTCATTCTTCTGGCAGATCACCATCAGTGAACAAATACCGCAGTGACAGGTCAGGGTTTAGTGAGTCAACATCTTATTTTTCGCTTAGTGATGATGACAgacacagaagcaaaagaaaatctaCATCAGGTGATCAGAACACTCGTTCTCTTAAAGTGAGGCAAGAAACGAGCTCAGAAAGTACCCTTCCATATAAAGGTACAAAAGACTATGATGAGTCTTCTCAAGGAGTGAAAGAGAGTGACAGTTTATCATCTTCAGACTTCTCTACTGACAGCGAGCGTTCTGGTAAAGCAAAGGGAGCCCAAGAAAAGGAAGGCCATTTTCAATTAGAAGGTGATGCTCAGCAACATGATAAAAATACCTTCCGTTCCGTGAGAGGGGAGGAGAAATCCAAGCGTGAATGGGATGCTGATCATTCTAAAAAGAAAGCGGTTAAAGAGCAATCTTCTGAGCAGCCTAGAGGTGGTGcaaaaagtaaacagaaatcCTATTCGTGTAGTAAATGGGACTCTGAATCAAACTCGGAAAGGGGAGGGGTTCATCGTGGTAGGGGAGATTCCAGGCCCTCATCCGataaagaggaaggagaggcCACATCAGGATCTGATACAGAATTTAGTGttaccaaaaggagaaaaacaaaatccaattCCTCAGAAGGCGTTCTGGATTCTGATAGCGCGTGGAAGGCGAGCAAACAGTTATCATCTTCTGAATCTGAGAGTTCTCATTCTAACTCAACGCATACCAGAGGAAAgtcaaaaaaacacaaacacgaGTCGAAAAAAACTCTTAAAAAATCGCAttccaaaaaagcaaaagaaaaatcaaaagggaaaaaggagaagaaacacaaagttcagaaaaggaaagaagtgtTTCATTGGCAACCCCCACTGGAGTTTGgtgaggaagatgaagaagataTTAATGAAAAGCCAGTTATcaaggatgaaaaagaaaagcagcttacCAGGGGTGTGAAGGATAAACAACAACAAGCTTGTGAAAAGGATGAAATGGTCAAAGACAAAATGGGGAGCGGTGAAAAACCTTGTGCAGATGAAAACCTGATAGTTAAAAGTACTACTCCTGATGCCTCACCAAATCGAAGTAAGCCTAATAAAGATAGCATCAATCCAAACACTTCAACCAGTATATTAAACTCAGGAATAAATGTGACTACTTGCAATAATGAGTCCAAGCATGCTGAAGAAAGCAACCAGAATGGATTGGATGTAATTCAGACAGATGACAACATGGAGATTTGTACTCCTGATCGTAACTCACCAGGGAAGGTAGTTGTGGACACTTTGTCTCCTGTTGTTCTCACTGATAAACCTCAGAGTTTAGGTGCTACTATAAACAAAGATTTACAGACCTCCGAACAAGATGCTGTCAAACCAGGAAACAACATTGCAGACTTTGTTAATATTAAAGAGGACATAGGAAGGCAAGAAAATAACTCCGTTCCTGCATCTAATGCTAAAGACTGTAGTTTGAAGAATGAAATGGCtgaaaatacacaaagcaaTTCAGTTGATAATAAATGGAAGCCCTTGCAAGGTGTTGGTAATTTGCAACCAGCTACAATTAGCACTGCCACAGAAGTCAAGAATGTGGCTTCAGCGCCAGAGGCTAAGCCAGCAGGTTTAAGAAttgaaataaaagctaaaaataaagtaaGGCCTGGATCTCTGTTTGATGAAGTTAGGAAGACAGCACGACTAAATCGAAGGCCAAGGAACCAAGAAAGCTCCAGCGAGGAGGAGTCTCCAAGTAGAGATGACAATAGTCCATCCAGGAGCCTCAGTAGGTCTCGAAGTAAATCTGAATCTAAATCCAGACACCGGACGCGGTCTGAATCGTACAGTCACTCGAGAAGTCGGTCCCGAAGCTCTACATATTCTTACAG GTCGAGAAGCTACACAAGAAGCAGAAGTAGGGGCTGGTACAGCAGAGATCGGTCGAGAAGCCGAAGTAGTTCTTACCACAGTTACAAGAGTCGAAG tcgAACCTATAGCAGAAGCAGATCCAGAAGTAGTTCTTACGGTCACCACAGCCGATCCAG TAGGTCATACACCTATGATAGTTACTATAGCAGAAGTCGAAGTAGAAGTAAAAGGAGTGACAGCTATCGAAGATCTAGAAGTTATGACAGAAGATCCAG ATCTTATGGCTCTGATAGCGAAAGTGATCGCAGTTACTCCAACAACCGAAGTCCCAGTGAGAGCAGCAGATAcagctga